AGCAATATCCGGACATAAGACTTTTACACTACCGTAGCCAAAGATTTGGCCCAAAATTCCTTCATGCAAAGTTACTGAAGCAACATTTGCCAAAGAAAAGTCTCGTTCTTTATGAAAGAGCAGCCCGGAGATATAGCCCAAAGTGTCTTTTCTCAGAATATAGTATTTAGTGTACCACTCGATGCCTAAGTAGACAAAAATAGCGAATTCCAGACAGAGTAAAATAACAATCAAAATTAACAATGCCCTGGCCGACAATAAATCGGTCCACAATAAACACAAGTAACCAATAGTAACAATGGCAAAAGCAATAATACTGAATAAAACAGCTTTCACTACCATTACTACTAATGATTTACGAATAACAATCGGCTTAAAATCTGCTTCCTTCTTTTTGGACTGTTCTACTTGAACATCAGTGGGAACCTCTTCTGGCAATGGTGTGGAAGGAATAGGCTCTGCTATAAACATAAAGTAATTGGTTACTTATTTGCTAATAGAGCTTCTCGACTTAATGGCCAAATCTTCAAGACATTGCAGTATCGACTTCACATCCGGAATATCACGCAAATAAACTTCTTCACCTAAATGGAAAAATACCCGCAGAGTCCCAAAGCCAAATATTCTCCCCAATAAACCTTGGGACAAAGATATTGATTGAATACGACCAAGAGAAAAGTTGAGTTCAGTATGATTAAAAACTCCAGCATGATAAATCAGCTCATCCTGCTGAATAAAAAAACACTTGTTGTACCATTCTAGCCAGAAATACCATAGCCCAGCAAAAATGGAGAGTAGAAATAAAAAGGCCACAATACCATTGGACCAGTTACGGACAATACCAATAGAAAATAAAGCAAAGTAACATAGGCTAAGTACTAGCCAAAACAAACCAACAATAACTGCAGCGCGACAAATGACTACCAGAGGAGACTTGCGGATAGCTACAGGACTAAAGGCTATACCGCGGGGAGACAAGCGCTGTACTGGTCTCAACATATGGTCCTGGTAAATATGTCTTCATATTAACCCGATAAAATGCATTTAGCAATTAACAGGAATAATTAGCCAACTAATTCCTTATATACAGAAATATCATGGAAGAACCATCAATAATTTTCATTTAAGCCTATTTGTATTAATCTAAAAGCAATAAAGTTGCTTGCCATGAACCAAATATGTACTCGTAGCAATATCCCATTTATAGTTAGTGCACAGGAAAAAAGCTATTGTGACGCTAGAGATATTCCACTACCCACCATATCTCCTTTAGAACGTTTTCGTGAGATGTTTGCTTTCCGCAATGAAATTGTTCTCTATTCGAGAAAATGTGACAAAACTGGTCAAGATATTATTAGCATTTACAAACCAAACACATCATTTCCTGTATATGAACGAGAAGTGTGGCTCAGCGATATCAATGATCCTCTGCAATATGGTCGTCCTTATGATTTTACCAAACCCTTTTTTCAGCAATTTTGGGAACTTTCTCAAGTAGTTCCACGTGAAGCAAAAATTGGGGCTAATGCCGAAAATAGTCCTTATGTAAATTTATGCATGAATGTTAAAAACTGCTATTACACTTTTGGCTGTTTAGGTGATGAAGATTGTATGTATAGCGCCAAGATTTATTCTTGCCGTGATTGTGTTGATTGTCTCTACTCAATGAATTGTGAACTTTGTTATCAATGTACCAATTGTCATGACTGCTACCAGGTACGCTGGGCAGAACATTCATTTAATTGTCGCGATTCGGCATTTCTGTATGCCTGTCGCAATTGTAGTAATTGCTTTGGCTGTGTTGGTTTAGAGCATAAGCAATACTGCATTTGGAATCAGCAATATAGCCAACAAGATTATGAAATTGAACTAAATAAGCTCCTTACAGGCAAAGCAAGTGATTTGATACCAGCGCAAATTAAATTTACTCAATTAATTACTGACTCCTCTTATCAGTATCAGTCAATTATTAATTGTGAAGATTGTGATGGTGCTTATATTGAAAACTCTAAAGATTGTCACCATGCTTGTTTTGTGAAATCCGGTCAAGAATTAGAGCACTTCTTTGCCGGGCAAAAATGCAAAAATTGCATTAGTGTAACCACAGCTATTGAAGGTGAATTACTTTATCGCTCGGTGGCTATTGGTCTCAACTCGTATAATAGCCAATTCTGTTATATGGGCTCCAAGCTAGTGGATTGCCAATATTGCGGGTATGTCTTCGCTGGTGAAAAGATGTTTGGTTGTATCGGCTTCCCTCGTCGAGGCACTTATTGCATATTGAATAAACAGTATTCAAAAGAAGAATATGAAGAATTGCTCCCCCGAATAATCGCCCATATGAAATCCACTGGCGAATGGGGACAATTTTTCCCCATGTGGATGTCAGACTTTCCCTATACGGATACTATTGCTCAAGAGTACTTTCCCATCACCGAAGGCGAAGGAAAAAGATTATCAGTACATTGGGCAGAACCGAAGCCAGCTCCACATATAGATAACCCGTATCATATCCCTGATAATATTCAGGCAGTTGATGACAGTATTTGCCAAGCAATTCTAACTGATGAAATATCAGAAAGAGCATATCGTTTACAACGCAAAGAATTAGAATTTTATCGTAAACACACCATTCCTATTCCGAGACTAAGCTTTGAGACCAGACATCTCAACCGAAGTCAAAAATTACTTAAGTCTCTGCAGTAGTTGATTGAGAAGGTCTGAGTATTTCTGCCAATATTCGACGTTTAACTAACATGGGCCAACCTAAGGTGAGCTCCAATCCCAGTTCTTGTAAGAGCGGCACAATCATAGTAGTAAAATGAGCAAGTACTGTTTTTAGTCGCTTAGGATCAGTAGCATCCGCACATATGTGAAAAATAGTACTTTCACTTTTGATGCCATTCATAATAAAAAAGAAACTAGCATTCCCACGGTCAAAAGTAACAGTGAACTCTATTTGTTTGCCACCTACCAGAAAAAAGAGTGAACAACGACCTATATCTTTAATATCCTCCTTCGTAGTTATTAACTGAACAAAAACAATACCATCTAAATCTTTACTACTAGTAAATGACATTACTCCAGATTGGGTGCACTGCCCCAACTCTATAACAGATACATTACTAGCTAATCTGCGCAGTAAACAAGCTGGCATTGGGTCATTCTCACCAGGACAAACATGTACAATTTGTTCGCAAACAGCAACAACACCAGCTGCCACATGAGCAGACTCAGCAACAACATCATGGCGCAACAGCTCTGTCCGTTTTCCCATCACTACAGCATCAGCACTACCATCGATCTCACTTTCAGGTTCTTTTTCTGCAGCATTTAGATTCGCTCTTTGTGAAGCTTTCAACATATATAAAATAAGAGCAGGCATTATTAGCCATAATAACGAAGAAAGTCAACCAGAAAGAATGCTGAGTTCTGAAAGCTGAATTCAGAATGGACAGTAAGATGAAAGTTGTTGATTAGAGCTGATGTGTGATTTTTTTTGAAAAAGCCCTCAAAAAAGGCGGCGCTTCCTACTACAATTCCGCATTCAGAACTCAGCATTCAGAATTAAACTAGAGGTTTCGCAAACTCTTCTTCCTCAATCTCTTCTTTAGGTGCAGCTTCACTACCTACCTGACTCCACTTTGCCAGCTCTTCTTCTACTTCTTTTCTTGGTTTGCCGTATACTTTTCGGGAATTATCGATGATCAGTTGGCGGAAGTCTTTATCGGGATATTGGATACTTAATGTCTTACCGGAAAAGGCGTCGCGGGTCTCACCATCAATAGACATCTTGATATAAAACTCTTGCACTCCAAGATTGATAATATCTCTGACCTTGAATACTGGTGTGTACTCTTTTTCTAGGATCACGGCATCATCAGCACCCACGCGGAAGTTGATTACCGAACCGACATTGCCAAATACCGTTGCCCGCAAAGCAGGTGACAACTGGGCCATAAATTGATGAGCCAAAGTAACTGTAAGACGATACTTACGCGCTTCAGATAAGATTTGTTCAAAAGTGTCAGTAGCGAAATTTTGAAATTCATCTACATACAAATAAAAGTCTTTACGTTCAGTTTCCAAAATATCAGCACGGCTCATCGCTGCTTGCTGAATTTTGGTAATCAACATGGCGCCAAGCAAATTACTGTTTTCATCACCCAATAAACCACGAGACAATTTGACCAGTAAGATCTTCTGGCCATCCATAATAGTACGCAAATTAAGTTTATTCTCAGGCTGTCCCACCATATTACGAATCAATGCCGTGGAAATAAATTGCCCTACTTTATTTAACACTGGCATAATCGCTTCATTGTCGAACTTTTCACTCCAACCGGCAAATTCATTTACCCAGAAGTTTTTTACTACCGAGTCCTCAATACGAGCAACAATTTTCTGGCGATAGTTCTTGTCAGTAAGCATTTTTACAATACTCAGTACCGTGGTATTCGGTGAATCCAATAGAGCTAGTGTTGTATAGCGCAAGACATGCTCGAGACGTGGTGTCCAGTTGCTACCGAAAAGTTTTTTAAAGATTTCGATGAAACCAATAGTGACACGCATTTTGTATTGCGGTTCCACTTGTTCTAGAGGATTGAAGGCAATGGGAAAATCAGTATCTGCTGGATCAAAGTAAATTACATCTTTCAGTCGACTCTCAGGAATTTTACGCATCACATTATCAATCAAATCTCCATGGGGATCCATCACAGCAACCCCTTTGCCATTTAATACATCCTGATTGATCAGCAATTCTAATAGCTTACTTTTACCAACACCGCTTTTACCAATAATATATAAATGCCTTTGTCTATCAGTACGCTTAATCCCAAAAACATTATTTTGATTGTGAAAATTGGTAGTCCCGAACAAACTAATATTCTCATCTTTATCAGTGCCCTTCACAGGTAAATCAAGTGGTGGCTGAGCCCTTCGCGCTAAGACATGCACAATATGAGGGATCATATCGGCATTAGGAAAATGATACAGAGAAGCAAGCTCTTCAGTATTTACCTGGAAACTAGGCAGTCGTGAACGTGACTTATATTTCTGCAAAAAAGCTCTGCCTCGAGAAATTGTAGTTGATTTAAAACTATTCAGATCATCGGTATTAAATGGCGAAAAAGCCTCAATCAAAGCACGCAAACGCTGCTCTGCTTTGGCTTGGTTATCACTTAAATAGGCCAAACGTAAACTAAGAGAAAAATAATCTTTGCTTATCTTTTTCTGAATAGATTCATTCTCTATTTTCGCTACATCACTATTTTTGAACCAATTCTTGATGCGAAATATACTTTTGATCCTACGCAAGCGAATTTTCCACAGGCGGCCGAAGTTGAACCAAGAAGTGTCAGCAATAGGTGTAATCACCATTTGTACCCAAGCCTGATCTTGTTTTTCCCCTTTGGTCAGTACAGAAAACAAGGATGCCAATGAGTCTCCTTCAAATAAAGGAAAGGTTTTAAAAGAATAAATATCTGAGCGACTTTCTCTTAGCTCCGTACCAGCCAAAGCTAATGATTGTAACAACCCATCATAGACATAATCATTGGTTCGGACAATTTCACAATCAGGATATAATGAATAGATCTGTCCCTCTACCAGCTCTACAATATGAGCAGGAATATAAACATAAAAGTAAATATGTTGCCTATAAGCCACAATTTCCAAAGACACTTGGTCTCTACGCAAAGACTTCTTCAAAGAAATCAAAAGCTCTTCAAACTTTTTCTCTTTTTTTAGTTGAGCATCCCCTTGAGGCACTCGGACAAGGAGCGCAATGTGTTTATTAGCCGCCGCTGTCATGAAATAAAGAGAAGTTTTTAGTGATGCTGAGAAAACATAGACTACAGTCTCAAGAATGAACTCAAGAAATATGCTTATCTATAACAGTATAACTATTTTTCCCCGGAAGATCTATAGCTCCAGCACCATTTAACCCTGTTGTAAAGAGTTTACAAAACCCGCTAAATTAAGCAGCTTCAACTAAACTCTAGCCATTGAGTCTACAAAGATATAAGTAAAACATTTACAACAAAAGTCAATAGCCATATAATAAGCACAGCAATAAAAAAAACAAATATGTAAAGTACGTCGCAACTTTCATGAGCACAGTTCACCTAACGCCACTACTATTTATGACCTCAAAAAAAACACATATT
The Candidatus Abawacabacteria bacterium genome window above contains:
- a CDS encoding DUF87 domain-containing protein, coding for MTAAANKHIALLVRVPQGDAQLKKEKKFEELLISLKKSLRRDQVSLEIVAYRQHIYFYVYIPAHIVELVEGQIYSLYPDCEIVRTNDYVYDGLLQSLALAGTELRESRSDIYSFKTFPLFEGDSLASLFSVLTKGEKQDQAWVQMVITPIADTSWFNFGRLWKIRLRRIKSIFRIKNWFKNSDVAKIENESIQKKISKDYFSLSLRLAYLSDNQAKAEQRLRALIEAFSPFNTDDLNSFKSTTISRGRAFLQKYKSRSRLPSFQVNTEELASLYHFPNADMIPHIVHVLARRAQPPLDLPVKGTDKDENISLFGTTNFHNQNNVFGIKRTDRQRHLYIIGKSGVGKSKLLELLINQDVLNGKGVAVMDPHGDLIDNVMRKIPESRLKDVIYFDPADTDFPIAFNPLEQVEPQYKMRVTIGFIEIFKKLFGSNWTPRLEHVLRYTTLALLDSPNTTVLSIVKMLTDKNYRQKIVARIEDSVVKNFWVNEFAGWSEKFDNEAIMPVLNKVGQFISTALIRNMVGQPENKLNLRTIMDGQKILLVKLSRGLLGDENSNLLGAMLITKIQQAAMSRADILETERKDFYLYVDEFQNFATDTFEQILSEARKYRLTVTLAHQFMAQLSPALRATVFGNVGSVINFRVGADDAVILEKEYTPVFKVRDIINLGVQEFYIKMSIDGETRDAFSGKTLSIQYPDKDFRQLIIDNSRKVYGKPRKEVEEELAKWSQVGSEAAPKEEIEEEEFAKPLV
- a CDS encoding PH domain-containing protein yields the protein MFIAEPIPSTPLPEEVPTDVQVEQSKKKEADFKPIVIRKSLVVMVVKAVLFSIIAFAIVTIGYLCLLWTDLLSARALLILIVILLCLEFAIFVYLGIEWYTKYYILRKDTLGYISGLLFHKERDFSLANVASVTLHEGILGQIFGYGSVKVLCPDIAGGEEVYLSDIPKPKSVVRAIEEIAIKNEVSEQQVRKAIHKL
- a CDS encoding PH domain-containing protein, with product MLRPVQRLSPRGIAFSPVAIRKSPLVVICRAAVIVGLFWLVLSLCYFALFSIGIVRNWSNGIVAFLFLLSIFAGLWYFWLEWYNKCFFIQQDELIYHAGVFNHTELNFSLGRIQSISLSQGLLGRIFGFGTLRVFFHLGEEVYLRDIPDVKSILQCLEDLAIKSRSSISK